The DNA window AACGGTTCAAACAGTGTGCCGCCACAAAGCTAACGTTAACATTATTGTAATCTTGTCAAGCCTTTTCTTACATTGGTGCATATTGTTGAGTGGAATTACAGATTTATAAAGATTTCCCGACAACACTGAAGACACTAAGAGAATGCTATTATCTTCTCAGAGTGTTATTGTTATTAAGAAAACCAGCCAAGTAAAACTAACGTTAACCTAGCTTAATTGCAGGTGTAGAGATGTCACCAAACGTTATATGTTTATCAATGAGGGAGTGGATCTCTATATAAAAACCTATTACATTAGTGTTAAACGCCAGGTTTTAATTCTCTAGCTTGTGTATAGTACACGGCTCAAACAAATTAGGTATAATCATTTGCAGTTGATGTGATAACGTTGCAGTAAGTTTTGATTGTTCAGGTGCAAGTGGCAACTAAGCTGCTAGTTATGCCTGTTGCACATTTAACACTGGATGTAATAATTTTGGCACTTCACTACAGGAAGACTGTAGCCTCTATTCtatttgaatgaaaaacaaaactctacACAACATAAACAATATACCAATAAAgcacaacaactacaacaacatGTAATTGGAAACTGAAGCAAAACAGAAGGTATGCAGGCATATTGTaggcaaataaaacatttctttcattttgtcttgGCATCTATTTGATTCCATTCAAAATGTATGGTCAAATAGGAATTGTGAGCTTGATACCCGAGGAGGTTTAGTGAAGCCAAAGCTGCAGATGGATGTCTCGAcagatatataatatatatctttttttttaagttgctTTTTTAAAGTTTCTCTGCCAGCAAATGCACTAACTAATGTATGGCAATTGCCAGCATAGCACAATTACATGACAGTGACATAATAGTGGCTGTCAGGGTCACTGTGTACCTATTAAATGGATATTTGACAATGAAAAGACAATATGGACTAATGGCATAGTTTCTGATCAATATTATGCCTGCTGCCAGACTTGATTGATATATAAAACATGTCATTGAGTAAAAGGTCTCACTCGtcaataggcctttttcacagaagacattttgacatgtaaCAGTAGGAAAATCACAGATGTAGCCTAAATAATAAacttaatgatggctgaattacatttagctgcttcagtttcaaggTCGTAGTTTtatgcatgctggctcactgtcacactgtcatggtttacTGGGATGCTTGAATAGAACTGAGCCATCGTTAAAGTTATTAGTAACAGCTGTGGTTTTTGGACTATGAGAACTTAAAACGaatgctgtgaaaaaggccttttGGCATGCTTAAAATGTGATATATCACTCATTTTCATCAACATGAATGTTTTGAATgcctgtttttctctgcatCAAAAAGGAAAACAGTTGCTACCCTATGTTACAAGCAGTGTTTGTAAGCAAATGCTCACACTCTGGCAGCTGCTAGCGTGACATGCCACCCAAAAGTGTGTTACAGAGGTGGCAGCTGCCAGCAGCAGTCCATATCAAACTGACATGCCATGACCATGACAGTGGCTTCATGTTATGGTCACTGTTCACTAGCTCTTAAATGTCAGAACCAACTGGCCATTGTTCCTCTTGTTTTCTGAGACACCATCATCTTTGCtcagaaggaggaaaaatgtCACAAGAAAATGGCAAATGTTTGGAATATAGCTGATctacttttgttgttgttttggttcttttttattattcctCTCAATACATTCATCTTTAGATCCAACCTGCTTTGTGttctactcttttttttctgcagcaagCCAGGCAACCAAAAGTACCCCTGCTCCTGCAGGACCAGGTGCATCAGATTCATATCCTACCCCCAGGGCCAGAGAAACCTCCAGCCAGCCCAATGGTAGGAATTTAGTCTAACCCTTCTGTAGAATCAATTCATTAAGTTCTTCTGTGAAACTcaacaaaatgttattaatttGTGGGAAAAATCCTGTTATTTAGAATAAAGATCTTGAAGTCATCTCTCCTCCAACATGGACACCAATAACCATTATTAGTCACTCCAATGTAATAAGATAAGTCAGTCATTGCAGTGGAAAAACATATTACTGTTGACTGTGATGTGTTAATCGATCAGTGTTGAAGTGAACTCTAGTAATTCTGTTAAATGTCATACGGTGTAAAATCACTAAATTagatcttccttttttttcagacttGCAGTGTGTCTTCACCTCACGCACTGACTTTTTCAAGTTTGCATCCGATGGCAACTGTCCCTACTGCATCAAGGGAATTCAGGCCTCAGAGAAACATTTGATGAGAAGGCATTATCTATTCGCTGTTCATTTTACTGAGAGTGGCACTGGTAAGTTTTATTAGCAatcaaaatcaatcaaacaTGAGCTTTTAAAGCACACAATCTGGAATTAAAATCCCATACCATCTCGGTTTGTTAACTTTCGTCATATTTAATTCTTACAATGGaaactttataaataatatgAGGGTAGTcttttattgtgtcattttgGATACGGTAGCTGTCTTGCACATTTTAGTCCATTTACCCTAAACCACTTTACATCACTcctacatttttcaaaacatactATAGCTATTTAGatagacaaatacatttttcttccaGGTGGACATTGGTTCAGTTTATGTCACTAAAGCCAATGTCTTCCAGGTTGTGTTTAAGTGCTGGTGTAAacattctttgtgtttttggtttaattttcGGGGAAAAAAAGGTAATGAAGGCATCGCTTTTCCCTCTAAAATCTCTGTCGTAGCCACAAGGCCATGtacattttttcaaaatcaaCAACTGATTTAGTAATTAACAATTAAAAGGTTGATGTACTAATGGCACAGTTGTTAGGATGTTAAGTATGATAGATTACCTTAATCTAGCTACATTGTTGAAGTATGCAAGCTGATTTCCACAACATGAAAATGTACTAAAATATGCTAAAACAATGTTCTTGTAAGCGTCCAGCCATTTAAGGTTTTTGCTTGTAGTTAGTCGGCtacgtttttttcttttcagaaaaaTTTGTTGTACCGTGTATGTGCAAAGACAGGATCAAAGGCAGAAGTCACTGGCACTGCCCGTACTGCACAAAGATCATATTTCGGAAATGTAACTTTGAGGTGCACCTATCCAAGCAGCATGGTAAGTACAGCATCTTGGCATCCTCATAACTTTGCTGTCATTTTACtattccttgttttgtttttttgtttgttttcaaaagcACCTTTTCAGATCTGCTCTGTTTTAGTGCCTccactaatattttttttcactgactagtgtgtgttttactttacAGGTTATGCAATACTGCAGCAAGGCCACGATCCAGGTTAGTTTACCATATGTCTAATGCTCCTCAGTTGTCCATGAATGGTGTCATTTTAACACTGTTACAGAACTGATAGTTAATATTTATCGCATAGGTTACATCTTCTCTGGTGCGTGGAACCCATCTGCTCCTTTTGAAAAATATGGTTAGTTTTCAGTGAAGATctgtaaaaaccaaaaacagtgTGCTGTGTTAATAGGCAGCATGGGTGGTACAGCCACATATTTGCATTTACTAAGCCTGATAAGTAGTTTGATGGAGTATTGACTGAAAGAAACATAGATATTTGGCAGTCTGTCactttaaacgcacaatatgtaatttcagcggctaggggtctctcaaaaaatcagtgtttctccgacgatgtacaGCGACCACCGGACGTctggtacgggctgttagccgagctgctgctaacacttgttcggtttatttctcttataacgtaagatccagacgttcagctggtttctcccgggagccgaattatccgcagaggtctcatcctctccaaaaacaaacgtatacacagattaaaatcgttaaaaatactaattaaagctgtttcacttaaaaaatcaatatttctccagtgatgtttggtgaccaccggacttcctggaggggctgttagctgagctgctgctaatgtttgcccagtttatttatctgataacttaagatccagatcCTTCTTCTTGctaaaagataaagttaaaagcgacctaaatttatcatgaaaatgtggcttaaaactgaataaaagtcaatttataacagtttctatGGAACAACTACAAtgctgatgtattatcttgtatgtgtgtaagttacgctttggtagacgccattgtagaggacaaacacagcgctgtatgcatcttgtgtgtgtttactctttgatagaggaggtatgacggcattgacaggcgaccaaatgaaacggtccgttactttgattaaattacaaatttctttggatttgaaaattgttggaaacatttgggataatctAAGtgcacaactcaacaaaatatataacataggcctagttgtttttagacattttaatgtggaataattacatattataccttttaataaaacacagtgaACCACTCTTCCCCTTAGAGATGGATCaaccctccatctctgtctttgAGGAGGAGGTCCCCTTGAGTCCTGAACCCTGGTGTCAGCAAGAGCTCAGCAGTCTGAACCAGGAGCACCAACAGGCCTCACTGCTGCTTCAAGTTAAAGAAGAACAGGAACAAGAAATGCGGAGACAAGGTCTGGTTAAAGAGCATTCTATGCAGCATGTTTAAAAACTTGTCGTGCAaacaactaaatatttttttccctttttatcaTCAGCGAGTCATCAGGAGGTGCAGTACACAGATCCTCTACCGAGCAAAGGCGAGCAGATACAAAAAGGTAACAGTCAAATAGGAGAACAACATCTGGAGGCAGATCATGGCCAAGACTCTGCACTCAACGTCATCTGTGTGGACAGTTTTATCCAAGATCTCAGTGAAATCAACAGCGGGGAAAGCAGAAAGAGACATTCTCTTCCTAATTCATCAACCAAGACTCTTGAAACTCAGCCTGATAACGGCGTTACTGAAATACAGGAGCCAGCTGGAGAATCTCTGCACATCACTGCAGGCGGTGCTGTTGCTGAGAACGGAAGAAGCAGCAAGATTGAGGAGTGCAAGAAGAACAACGCAGGTTTAAAGGCACTCGATTCAAAccggaaaaaaaaatgttttaaaagatcTTTACCTTCCGTGagtttaaatatacagaaatCAACAAAGTTATCTGTCAGTCAGAATCACACAGGAGCTTATTGTTGTAAAGCATGCGGAAAGACTTTTCATTACATGTACACACTTCGAGCACATGCCCAAACACACACGGGGGATAAAATCCATATTTGTGGAATTTGTGGAAAACATTTAGAGGACACAAAGAATTTAGTCCAACACCTACAGAAccacacaaagagaaacaaatgcGGTATATGCGGCAAGCAATTTTCTAATAATTCCCGTCTGAAGCGGCATAGGAGATTTCACAGACCAAAGGGTCTAAATGTCGTGTCATAAGCTTAAAAACCACAGATGGGCCAAATCTGACAGACGTCATAAAAGCATCAAAACCTGCCATGAATATTGGAATGTGATTGACTACAGTAAATCCACTCGATGGGAGATACCAGGGCAGTGGAGAACAAATGGGACAAATAACTtctatgttgttgtttattgtttgttatcATTGCGTTCATATAATGAATTGTTTCAGTATTGTGGCTCATGATACAATTTTGTAGACTttcaacagttgtttttttttaggtcagATTACTCTTAAACAGTGATAAACTGTTTTATATGTGCCTTACTAACACCTTATTTCAGTGTAAATAATTGATTAACTCAGTTTAGGATTTgaagtattttctttttgttacaaaCATATAAACAGCCTTGACCactgttatattttgtttcttcctcttccaaatAAAAGtgcaatacttgagtaaataccATAACAGGAAGCCAAGCAGTGAAACTTCACAATTCCtctatttttgttcagttttattcatgtattttaatTGTGTCAATTATATCATCTTACCACACAGCTAAGGCTATTCACATATTTTGCGGTAGTGGTGGTGCTATATCACATGTCAAAGTGAGTCCACATATCCCCAAAATCAGTTTTTGAGAATAATATTCTCATATTACTCTATATAATAATACCATGAGCTGAGATTTAGCCATGCTCTGGACATGTTAATGTTAAGTCTATTACAGGCTCTAAGCTAATTCTGTCTTCAAGATTAAATCTTATGACCAAAGATGCCTCTCATAATAATATCCAGAAACATTTTGGTGTTGGGCTAAAATTACTTGACCTTTCAGAGTTTGTATTGAAAGCATCATCAGTACCattataaacacagaaaatatatCTCGTTACACTGAGCTTTCCCATGACAATTAATAGTGTCAAGtgtcacaaaaatgtttttttcctctaatgTTTAAGGGTCAATTGTCAATGTCATTGGAAGAAATATACAGATAACAGAactgaaatgtatatttatcCACAATTATTATCAATATTGTGTGGACTATGGGAATCACTGCCAAGTTACAATAAAGTAACAGGCTATTTATAAGTGAACAATATTATCACAGGTTTAGTGATAAAAGGTTTGGAAGTCAAAGATTAATGCAGCAGAGAGGAGCTGTCCCATCAGCCAATCAGTGGCCTTGGTGTTAATGTCGTTAGTAGTGATGGTAGTGATGTCCAGTATGCTGTGTGCAGTATGTTGACTGCCGTGTTATGGTCCCAACTTTCCCGTTTTGTCATTCCTGTCCCATGTTGTGGTGAGTTTGTCTATGGCAGGAAGGAAGAGGGGAAGCTGCACCGTTTGACTCCACTCCGGAGAGTCTGTGCTCAGTCAGTTTCCCCCCCGGTTAATCATCAGCAACTACCGGGCGAGTTACTGCCTCCGTTTACTGTAACACGGGGAATATGGCCGTGTTGAAGATACGAGACCAGGTAATGTTAACTATACATCTGTTTAACCAACAGTTAACGTAATGTTAACTCGCCGGTTACACTTTGATAAACACCAGTTCACAGCTCGTAGCTTGAGTGTTTTATGTAGCCATATCACGGACTGTTAACTTAATTGTAGTGGTAGCTTAACTTAGgctacataaaacaacaaagtttaCGGCGAGTTAAAACAGTCTGGTAAATGAAAAGTTAGAAACGAAGGTCCAATGGCTAAATCAAGCTAATGTTACTTAATGTTAGGTTAGCTATCGTTGAGCTCTTACCGTTAACTGACATCTGACAcgttagctaactagctagcgGTTACCAGTAAACAGAAAACCAGTTAACTAGCGTAGCTAACGTCACGTCACCTATTGCCTTGTGTTAACTTAGTTCAATGAAAACGGCCAGTtccatgtaaaacaaaaacaatggcAACATGGTcgtttgtctgttttcttcggtgtttttgactgttgctgtttgtttctgtttctggtGATGATGGACTGTTGAACACAGCTGGAAAGCTACGAGATTAACATGGTGGCTAACTCCCTTTCTGTAACTGTTAGCAGCTCTTTGAGCTCTTGCGAGACAAGATTTCCCGTTGTAAAGTTAATATAAAGCTGGTGAAATGTATCATTTTGAATTGAATCGCGCTTTTCAGAATCATCTGACTGCAGGCCGATCTCTACCCAGGGAGCTTGCTTTGTCAGCTGTCTTATTTCAGCTCCCTGCTCGTTTTCTCTGGGGCAGCTGCGGGCAGTCACCTGTTGCCGAGGATAAGGAAGCTGTCAGACTAAAATAGCAGGTGGTACTGATTCCAAACTCTCCAGCTGAGTCCATGAATTAGACACTATCCACaaactcaaatcagctgttgtGAACAGGACTGAACTAAAGGCAATAAAGCCATTGTAGTGTCTATCAGACGCACCTGAATCTCACTAGCCATTTTGTTTAAGAACCTCCTTCTGATTTTCCACattaaggaaaataaaataaaacaattactaTTCAGCTAGAAACCATCACATTTGGTGCCAGTATTTGTATATTCTTCTGATGTATTAGTTAACAGAAAATCAGTCAGATATTTGTagttattaatcatttaaagtaaaaatagatATTTTCTGGGTACAGATTCAGATTAATTTCATATAATTGTTAATTTAATACAATAGTTTTTGAATTGCTAGTCAGACAAAATTTGCCAAATTtgccttttacattttatagactaaatcaTTATCTGATTAAACAGAAAAATTCAATACAATCAAATGACAATAATAGTTTGTTGTATTGTTTGAAGTAATTGTGACAAACACATTCTCAGTCATCCTATTGCAGTTGTATGCAAGAGTTTAGGCAccccttgacaaataacatattttggtggTTTTTcaattgaaaagatgtaaacacagcctctttaggatatggaaaaaaacacaatatcttCAGCAAACGCTACATACATAGTCAGTACTTAGTAACACCCCCTCTGGCAGATATCTCAGCTTGCAAACACTTTTTGTAGCCAGCTAAAAGAAGGAAAATGCTTCTAGTTCTGCAATATTCTCGGGCCATCTTGCATGCACTGCTCTTTTAAGACCTACCCACATATTTTCAATTATGTTTAAATCAGGGGACTGTGAAAAACCTTCAGCTTCCTTCTCTTGAGGTAGTCCATGGTGGATGTCGAGGTATGTTTAGATCATTATCGTATTGTAGAAGCCATTCttttttcagcttcagcttcagctttttaCAGACAGTAGGATGTTTGTTTCCAGAATTTGATGGTATTTAGTGGAATCCATTTTTCCCTCCACCCGTGCAATGTCTCCTTTGCCACTGGCTGCAACACAACCCCAAAGCATGATAGATCCACCTTCATGTTTAACAGTTGACAAGGTattcttttcatgaaatgctgCTCCTTTTTTCTCCAAACAAACCTTTACTTATTGTGGCCAAAGAGttctattttaacttcatcagtctGCAGCACTTGTTTCCAAACACATCAGGCTTCTGTAGATGTTCTGTTGTATACTTCTGACATTGGATTTTATGATGAGGACGCAGGTAAGGAAGCATTGCTGCACAGTGGAACAGTATACCACCACTCCTGAGTCTGCTGaatcttcctgcaggtttttacAGTCAAATGGGGGTTGTGGTTTGCCTTTCTGACCAGAATACGAGCAATTCTCTCTGAGCGTTTCCTTGATCTTCCAGATCTCATCTGGACCTCCACAGTTCCCCTAAACTACCATCTCCTAATTACATTTCGCACTGTGGAAACTACAAGCTGACAATGCTTTGCTATCTTCTTGTAGCCTTCCCCTGCATTGTGGACATCAATAACTTTCAATTTCAGAGTCTTACACAGCTGCTTAGAGGAACCCACTGTTGCCGAATGTTTGCACAAGGTTTGAAGAGTCAgagtatttgtaaagctttgaaattGGTACCAACTGATATTTCCTAATGACAACTGTTGACATTCCTCAGGCCTAACAAACTGATTAAGGTCTGAGACTTTGTAAAAAGAATCTGAGATTTCTTAAGGTGACCAAACATGATGATAatgatttatgtatttcttttttcaatttatgacataaaaagtaacaTGCAGTAGtatgcattaatgtttgcagaaaatattggggtttttttatatCCTAAAGAGGCTGcgtttacatcttttcaattaaaaaatcaccaatatgttatttgtcaagaGGTGGCCAAACGtttgcatacaactgtatgCACTTCAGAACTGGCTTAAATGGTAGAATGAATACTATAGTACCATAGTAGAATACTGTTTTGTAATTCTGGAGTTTGGTAAAAATGTGAACTTCAACCAAAGTGGGTCAGTGACTGTACAGCTCTGTGGCCTGTCATGGCCTGGCCTGATCTGACCAGTCTTCCGGGCAGGCAGCACACACGCAACAAGCGGAAGAGTGTGTGATTAGATCCCCCTCTCTATTCTCCATTGTTCTCTGTAGTGCTTGCTGACAGAGAATGGGACAAAGGGGCAAAAATAGTCACAGAGAGGACAGGAATGGAAACAAGAGTGAATGTCATCGTTGACAATGGCTTGTACTGTCCTCTAGAGGGCGCCATATAGCTTTGGAGCATGCTGAAGTGTCCTAGCCAGGCTATGGTCCTGCCTGAACAGAGAGGTGGTGGAGAatgcaagaaaaacagaaggTCAAGCACATAAGAGAGCTAACTGTATAGTagttctgtgtttgtttacatgctcAGGGCTTCTCAGATGTGTCCATGATGCATACATCTGCAATATGTTGATAATCGCAGCAATTGCTTTGGGTCCCCATTTTTTATATTCTCTGAATTAAGTGACTGCTATAGTTAGGATACACACCACCAAGCCAACACATGTCATCAGCCATCAccaaaatttttaaaatgtaaaataggTAACAACAAATTCCGTTCAAGCACTATATTAATAGACTgcagtataataaatacatgatTTGGATAGTCct is part of the Thunnus albacares chromosome 19, fThuAlb1.1, whole genome shotgun sequence genome and encodes:
- the LOC122969322 gene encoding zinc finger and SCAN domain-containing protein 31-like — protein: MNQMEELKLFVSERLKAAASEIFGAIEKTVTDYEERACRLKEDNDRHRSLLDIILKTKLPQTEASQATKSTPAPAGPGASDSYPTPRARETSSQPNDLQCVFTSRTDFFKFASDGNCPYCIKGIQASEKHLMRRHYLFAVHFTESGTEKFVVPCMCKDRIKGRSHWHCPYCTKIIFRKCNFEVHLSKQHGYAILQQGHDPEMDQPSISVFEEEVPLSPEPWCQQELSSLNQEHQQASLLLQVKEEQEQEMRRQASHQEVQYTDPLPSKGEQIQKGNSQIGEQHLEADHGQDSALNVICVDSFIQDLSEINSGESRKRHSLPNSSTKTLETQPDNGVTEIQEPAGESLHITAGGAVAENGRSSKIEECKKNNAGLKALDSNRKKKCFKRSLPSVSLNIQKSTKLSVSQNHTGAYCCKACGKTFHYMYTLRAHAQTHTGDKIHICGICGKHLEDTKNLVQHLQNHTKRNKCGICGKQFSNNSRLKRHRRFHRPKGLNVVS